A genome region from Arachidicoccus soli includes the following:
- a CDS encoding phosphatidate cytidylyltransferase: protein MALNKKTFQTRTLTAIIFVVVMLCGLLINSWTFYTLFFIIHWGCWIEYEKMIKLISPEYARADLRVTSIPKLIGCGFLLFCLPHDIKILNLNIYFLGEMIMLIGAIKFLLGLFKERENKVIIIRYAILGLLYISLSWGLMINLRNINFIVFPIGFVAALTLVASVWINDTMQYIVGSVIGKTPFSTISPNKTLEGTIGGSILCVLAVSIIGYLFVNKNLLHLFIIVSLIAAIIGTLGDLLESKIKRLAGVKDSGNFMPGHGGFLDRFDSLILATPFVWAVAVIWFSFS, encoded by the coding sequence TTGGCCTTAAATAAAAAAACATTTCAAACCCGCACGCTCACGGCTATTATTTTTGTAGTGGTAATGCTTTGTGGATTGCTGATAAATTCATGGACCTTTTATACTTTATTTTTTATTATCCATTGGGGCTGCTGGATTGAATATGAAAAAATGATAAAACTCATTTCACCCGAATATGCTAGAGCGGACTTACGCGTTACTAGCATTCCGAAGCTCATTGGTTGCGGCTTTCTACTATTTTGTTTACCTCATGATATTAAAATATTAAATTTAAATATTTACTTTCTTGGTGAAATGATTATGTTAATCGGGGCAATAAAATTCCTTTTGGGCCTATTCAAAGAGCGGGAAAATAAAGTAATTATTATCAGATATGCAATATTAGGATTATTGTATATTTCTTTAAGTTGGGGATTGATGATAAATTTACGCAATATTAATTTTATAGTTTTCCCTATTGGTTTTGTAGCCGCTCTTACACTAGTTGCGTCTGTCTGGATTAATGATACAATGCAATACATTGTGGGATCGGTTATTGGCAAAACACCTTTCTCTACCATATCGCCCAACAAAACTTTAGAAGGCACTATCGGCGGATCCATTTTATGTGTTCTCGCTGTAAGCATAATCGGCTATCTATTTGTTAATAAAAATTTACTGCATTTATTTATTATAGTCTCTCTGATTGCAGCGATAATAGGTACTTTAGGCGATCTACTCGAAAGTAAAATAAAACGTTTGGCAGGCGTAAAAGATAGCGGCAATTTTATGCCCGGACATGGTGGTTTTCTAGATCGTTTTGACAGTTTAATTCTAGCTACTCCTTTTGTGTGGGCAGTAGCGGTGATTTGGTTTAGTTTTTCATAA
- a CDS encoding DUF2480 family protein, translating into MAEEIINKIATSGIVSIDLEDYYPKETLVEFDLKPFLFMEMILKEKDFRQQLKEQDWQQYTGKAVAVYCSTDAIIPRWAYMLVVTYLQPIALEIIAGTKDDLLNNLFLKNIETIDFAVFREKRIVIKGCGDLEVSAFAYLEITKRLLPYAQSIMYGEPCSTVPVFKRRR; encoded by the coding sequence ATGGCGGAAGAAATTATCAATAAAATTGCAACAAGCGGCATTGTTTCTATAGACTTGGAAGATTATTATCCAAAGGAAACTTTAGTAGAATTTGATTTAAAACCTTTTCTTTTTATGGAGATGATATTGAAAGAGAAAGATTTTAGACAGCAGTTGAAAGAGCAGGATTGGCAGCAATATACAGGGAAAGCTGTAGCGGTATATTGCTCTACAGATGCCATTATTCCACGATGGGCATATATGTTGGTTGTGACTTATTTGCAGCCAATTGCCCTTGAAATAATAGCAGGGACAAAAGATGACTTGCTTAATAATTTATTTCTGAAAAATATTGAAACCATAGATTTTGCTGTGTTCCGAGAAAAACGTATTGTGATAAAGGGATGCGGAGATTTAGAAGTTTCAGCCTTTGCTTATTTAGAAATAACTAAAAGACTTCTACCTTATGCACAAAGCATTATGTACGGTGAACCTTGCAGTACAGTACCAGTGTTTAAAAGGAGAAGATAA
- a CDS encoding phosphatidylserine decarboxylase family protein, with amino-acid sequence MTIHKEGTASIVIAAIIVAVASLFANYFLMPKFGWIYLMILFVLIVCFLFIVSFFRIPERNITTGENKIIAPADGKLVVIEEVTDSEYFKDKRLQLSIFMSPANVHVNRYPISGKVIYNQYHKGKYLVAWHPKSSTDNERQSVVLSKKGKGEILVKQIAGAVARRICNYAEVGTEVKQNNELGFIKFGSRVDILLPIGTKINVELNQIIKGGVTVLATW; translated from the coding sequence ATGACTATTCACAAAGAAGGTACAGCCTCTATTGTTATTGCTGCTATCATTGTAGCGGTAGCTAGTTTATTCGCGAATTATTTCCTGATGCCTAAATTTGGTTGGATTTATTTGATGATATTGTTTGTATTAATCGTTTGTTTTTTATTTATAGTTTCTTTTTTCCGTATTCCTGAAAGAAATATAACCACAGGAGAAAACAAGATTATCGCTCCTGCAGATGGAAAATTAGTGGTAATTGAGGAGGTCACTGATAGTGAATACTTTAAAGATAAAAGATTGCAATTGAGTATTTTTATGAGCCCTGCAAATGTACATGTTAATCGTTATCCGATTAGTGGAAAAGTCATTTACAATCAATATCATAAGGGGAAGTACTTGGTGGCCTGGCATCCAAAATCTTCAACAGATAATGAAAGACAAAGTGTTGTGTTGAGTAAAAAAGGAAAAGGAGAGATTTTAGTAAAACAAATTGCCGGCGCCGTCGCCAGGCGTATCTGCAATTACGCCGAGGTCGGAACTGAGGTAAAGCAAAATAATGAATTAGGTTTTATTAAATTTGGTAGCCGCGTAGATATACTTTTACCCATTGGAACGAAAATAAATGTAGAACTTAATCAGATAATTAAAGGTGGTGTTACAGTTTTAGCCACCTGGTAA
- the rpiA gene encoding ribose-5-phosphate isomerase RpiA — MNNPKKIAGEKAASFIKDGMTVGLGTGSTAFFAIHKIGARVKEEGLKLKCIATSIESENLAKELNIPIFGFEEIKEIDITIDGADEVDKNFNLIKGGGGALLREKIIAYITKHYIIIVDETKHVESLGKFHLPVEVVQFGWQRTFDHLQNLGCEIKLREKNKEVFITDNGNYILDCNFKKIENPESLQTTIHNIPGVVECGLFINRTNTLIIGKPSGEIEVLENKG, encoded by the coding sequence ATGAATAACCCAAAAAAAATAGCGGGTGAAAAGGCTGCATCTTTTATAAAAGACGGAATGACTGTTGGACTTGGAACAGGCTCAACAGCTTTTTTTGCCATTCACAAAATTGGAGCGCGCGTAAAAGAAGAAGGGCTGAAGCTTAAGTGTATTGCCACTTCTATTGAATCGGAAAATCTTGCAAAAGAATTAAATATTCCCATTTTCGGATTTGAAGAAATAAAAGAAATAGATATTACAATTGATGGGGCAGACGAAGTAGATAAGAATTTTAATCTTATCAAAGGTGGCGGCGGCGCCCTTTTACGAGAAAAAATAATTGCATATATTACGAAACATTACATCATTATTGTCGACGAAACCAAACATGTTGAATCTTTGGGGAAGTTTCATTTACCTGTGGAGGTCGTACAGTTTGGCTGGCAAAGAACTTTTGATCATTTGCAAAATCTGGGCTGTGAAATAAAACTTCGTGAAAAAAATAAGGAAGTCTTTATTACCGATAACGGAAATTATATTCTGGATTGTAATTTTAAAAAAATTGAAAATCCGGAATCGCTACAAACTACTATTCACAATATTCCTGGCGTAGTTGAATGTGGATTATTTATCAATAGAACCAATACTTTGATTATTGGAAAACCTTCCGGAGAAATCGAAGTTTTAGAAAATAAAGGATAG
- a CDS encoding HAD family hydrolase — protein MTKAFIFDMNGTMIDDMQYHTIAWHKILSDLNAGISLEDTKLQMYGKAEEMFDRVFGANKFEENTLQEIILQKELAYQEAFKPHLKLINGLDVFLEKAKAQSIKLAIGTAAPKTNVDYVLDGLNLRNLFPVVVGAEDVITSKPDPEVFLKCAEELSVPPENCIVFEDSPKGIEAAKNGGMKAIAITSFHPAEDFKDFDNVLFCIENYEDVKLKGLF, from the coding sequence ATGACGAAGGCTTTCATTTTTGACATGAATGGAACAATGATTGACGACATGCAATACCATACAATTGCTTGGCACAAAATATTATCAGACCTAAATGCAGGCATTTCTTTAGAAGACACAAAACTACAAATGTATGGCAAGGCTGAAGAGATGTTTGACCGTGTTTTTGGCGCTAATAAATTTGAAGAAAACACTTTACAAGAAATAATTCTACAAAAAGAATTAGCCTATCAAGAAGCCTTTAAACCGCATTTAAAATTAATAAATGGCCTTGATGTTTTTTTAGAAAAAGCCAAAGCCCAAAGTATAAAACTAGCCATTGGTACCGCCGCTCCCAAAACAAATGTGGATTATGTTTTGGATGGATTAAACCTTCGTAATTTATTCCCGGTTGTTGTTGGTGCGGAAGACGTAATTACGAGTAAACCCGACCCAGAAGTATTTTTAAAATGTGCTGAAGAATTGAGTGTACCCCCCGAAAATTGCATTGTTTTTGAAGATTCTCCCAAAGGTATTGAAGCCGCCAAAAATGGAGGCATGAAAGCAATCGCTATTACATCTTTTCATCCCGCAGAAGATTTTAAGGACTTTGATAATGTACTTTTTTGTATCGAAAATTATGAAGATGTTAAGCTGAAAGGTCTGTTTTAG
- the fbp gene encoding class 1 fructose-bisphosphatase — MITLDEFTIEQLRLYPQATGELSGLLRGIGLAAKMVNVQVNKAAIADILGEDGGAINVQGETVQKLDSLANNTFINVLRHGIHCAGMVSEENDDMIVFDDPKNNQSKYVVLMDPLDGSSNTDVNMPIGTIFSIYRRVSELGKPCTKEDFLQKGDNQFAAGYVLYGSSTMFVYGTRRHSVNGFTLDNSVGEFYLSNPNMKMPEDGTTYSFDYRYYHCVNDKVRKFLDFCNESKNGEDGRYGNRHASCMVADLHRIFLKGGIFMYPSRKQKPNGKLRLMYECNPMAFLTELSGGSATDGGKRIMEIEPKDIHERCPIFIGSKKMVEKLEE, encoded by the coding sequence ATGATAACATTAGACGAATTTACTATTGAACAATTGCGTTTATATCCACAAGCTACCGGAGAACTATCTGGCTTGTTGCGTGGTATTGGATTGGCTGCAAAAATGGTAAACGTTCAAGTAAATAAAGCCGCAATTGCCGATATTTTAGGCGAAGATGGCGGTGCGATAAATGTTCAAGGAGAAACAGTGCAAAAGTTAGACTCCTTAGCCAACAACACGTTTATAAATGTATTGCGTCATGGCATTCATTGTGCTGGGATGGTTTCTGAAGAAAATGACGATATGATTGTTTTTGATGACCCCAAAAATAATCAATCGAAATATGTGGTGTTAATGGATCCTTTAGATGGATCATCCAATACAGATGTGAACATGCCTATTGGAACTATTTTCAGTATTTATAGACGCGTTTCTGAATTAGGTAAACCCTGCACCAAGGAAGATTTTTTGCAAAAAGGAGATAATCAATTTGCTGCAGGATATGTATTATATGGTTCTTCTACGATGTTCGTTTATGGTACACGCAGGCATAGTGTAAACGGGTTTACATTAGATAATAGTGTTGGTGAATTTTATTTAAGTAATCCCAATATGAAGATGCCGGAAGATGGCACGACCTATTCATTTGATTATAGATATTATCATTGCGTCAATGATAAAGTACGTAAGTTTCTTGACTTTTGTAATGAATCTAAAAATGGAGAGGATGGTCGCTATGGCAATAGACATGCGAGTTGCATGGTTGCCGACTTACATCGGATATTTTTAAAAGGAGGTATTTTCATGTACCCCTCCAGAAAGCAAAAACCTAATGGTAAACTACGTTTGATGTACGAATGCAACCCAATGGCTTTTCTCACTGAACTTTCTGGCGGCAGTGCCACTGACGGGGGAAAACGTATAATGGAGATTGAACCAAAAGATATTCACGAACGTTGCCCTATATTTATCGGGAGTAAAAAAATGGTAGAGAAATTGGAAGAATAA
- a CDS encoding CPBP family intramembrane glutamic endopeptidase, with amino-acid sequence MAMAEENITQNSWFKRVEMPAYRQFLILIGMVCVGFLLASVLSFIIITSTSQVNLSNIAAGKNLSRPLMIWLLIIQDIFLFALPAFLFAKIVSIRNDYFYFKKTSSINLWLIALLIAFAAMPASDFFSQINEWIPISKHLQSIFKAAEQQYNSQAIAIIDVKSLGGFIISILIIALLPAIVEELVFRGSLQQVLLKWTEKAFPAILITAIIFSAVHLSYYGFLPRVLLGVVLGYVYYYGKNIWLNMFVHFINNASVVTFLYISSRSKPIDPKMMDSASAPFYMQIIGILVLIAALYSFSKNAKHQTNKL; translated from the coding sequence ATGGCAATGGCAGAAGAGAATATTACACAAAATAGCTGGTTTAAAAGGGTAGAAATGCCCGCATACAGACAGTTTCTTATTTTAATTGGGATGGTTTGTGTTGGGTTTTTATTAGCAAGTGTTCTATCTTTTATTATTATAACCTCAACATCACAGGTTAATTTAAGCAATATAGCCGCCGGCAAAAACCTTTCTCGCCCTCTTATGATTTGGCTACTCATTATTCAAGATATTTTTCTCTTTGCATTACCGGCATTTCTCTTTGCTAAAATCGTAAGCATTCGAAATGATTATTTTTATTTTAAAAAAACAAGTTCAATTAATCTGTGGTTAATAGCACTATTAATTGCATTTGCAGCCATGCCGGCAAGCGATTTTTTTTCACAGATAAATGAATGGATTCCCATATCCAAACATTTGCAAAGCATTTTCAAGGCAGCCGAGCAGCAATACAATAGCCAGGCAATTGCGATAATTGACGTTAAAAGCTTGGGTGGGTTTATCATTTCTATATTGATTATTGCCTTACTACCTGCAATAGTGGAAGAGCTCGTATTTCGTGGCTCCTTACAACAGGTATTGCTCAAATGGACAGAAAAAGCTTTTCCGGCCATTTTGATTACTGCAATTATTTTCAGCGCGGTACATTTATCATATTACGGCTTCTTACCCAGGGTACTATTGGGCGTTGTATTGGGTTATGTATATTATTACGGGAAAAATATTTGGCTGAATATGTTTGTCCATTTTATCAACAATGCCTCTGTCGTAACCTTTTTATATATTAGCAGCCGCAGCAAACCAATTGACCCCAAAATGATGGACAGTGCTAGCGCTCCTTTCTATATGCAGATCATAGGTATCCTTGTTTTAATAGCGGCACTTTACTCATTTTCCAAAAACGCTAAACATCAAACTAATAAACTCTAA
- a CDS encoding zinc-binding alcohol dehydrogenase family protein translates to MKILVCSTPGDLQYQDKDIPSLKKGHSLIKIRRVGLCGTDLHAFEGTQPYFTYPRILGHELAAEYIMGDADGFIEGELVTIIPYFNCGECIACRTNKPNCCASIQVCGVHTDGAMAEYLLVPSYSLIHGNDLSIDELALVEPLAIGAHGIERACVKKGEHVLVIGAGPIGMGIMEFGRIAGGNVIALDINDKRLQFCKEKLGVEHIINGTKDNILNRLQEITKGEMPTVVVDATGSKNAINNAFQYLGHTGRYVLVGLQKEEICFSHPEFHKREATLMSSRNATRKNFEFVMNAMRNGLINPENYITHRVSFYNLAENFAQYIKPETGAIKVMTEF, encoded by the coding sequence ATGAAAATATTAGTTTGCAGTACTCCCGGCGATTTACAATATCAAGATAAAGATATTCCTTCTTTAAAGAAGGGCCATTCTCTCATTAAAATAAGAAGGGTGGGGCTTTGTGGAACAGATCTGCATGCATTTGAAGGGACACAACCTTATTTTACTTATCCGAGAATATTAGGCCACGAGTTAGCTGCAGAATATATTATGGGCGATGCAGATGGATTTATTGAGGGGGAGCTGGTAACCATTATACCCTATTTTAATTGTGGTGAATGCATTGCCTGCAGAACAAATAAACCTAATTGTTGCGCGAGCATTCAGGTTTGTGGCGTACATACAGATGGCGCAATGGCAGAATATTTACTGGTACCATCTTACAGTCTTATTCATGGAAATGATTTAAGTATTGATGAATTAGCGCTGGTTGAACCTTTGGCCATTGGTGCACATGGAATTGAGCGTGCCTGTGTTAAGAAAGGGGAACATGTTTTGGTAATTGGCGCAGGGCCGATTGGCATGGGCATTATGGAGTTTGGAAGAATCGCAGGAGGCAATGTAATTGCACTTGATATTAATGATAAACGATTGCAGTTTTGCAAAGAAAAATTGGGTGTTGAGCACATCATAAATGGCACAAAAGATAATATACTCAACCGACTACAAGAAATCACCAAAGGAGAGATGCCTACAGTTGTGGTAGATGCTACAGGCAGCAAAAACGCAATTAATAATGCCTTTCAATATTTGGGGCATACCGGTCGTTATGTATTGGTGGGATTACAAAAAGAAGAAATTTGTTTTTCACATCCTGAATTTCATAAACGCGAAGCTACATTGATGAGTAGCAGAAACGCAACAAGAAAAAATTTCGAATTTGTAATGAATGCGATGCGAAATGGTTTAATTAATCCGGAAAATTATATCACACATAGGGTTTCTTTTTATAATTTAGCCGAAAATTTTGCACAATATATAAAACCGGAAACCGGAGCAATAAAGGTGATGACTGAATTTTAA
- a CDS encoding peptide MFS transporter, whose translation MNSIVAAPKEDFFKTKVLGHPAGLFVLFFTEMWERFSYYGMRALLVLFLTSELMNGGWAWPKINALALYGTYTSLAYLTTILGGYIADKFLGYRWSVVIGAFLMTLGHASMAGETPTFLYIGITLLIIGSGFFKPNMTAIISYMYKDHPDKKDGAYTIYYMGVNAGAFLGVMLCGYVGEKISWSWGFGLAGVFMFFGMLQFYFTQGIFGSIGKKPVKKTAEQNIAIDDGDKRVPFTKFDIVLIAISSLLGLIWIINDPYSKISGNDLLHFSVGKLSGDNFTVLLALSLFILLLIIRLIRYSRVTRDRLIAVTIFAFFTIFFWAAFEQAGGSMTIFARDYTQRTLTGDWSITFKIVNTLLTLVPMCLLTYVLYKLFSQTIRKFTIGNICLAISFITIWCIIIWMLKREIFASTTEVAATWFGILNSFFIIALAPMISKIWESKFNPPAAVKYGMGLVFLGIGFGCLAYGAVGITMVDGIKASMIWLILAYFFHTVGELFLSPVGLSYVSKLVPARMIGIMYGIWYLVNAIGNKAAGSMGGMIDKITKAHSLSYFFLIFTLFPIAAGVIVMLLHKPLLKRLMHGVK comes from the coding sequence ATGAATTCTATTGTAGCAGCACCTAAAGAAGATTTCTTTAAAACCAAAGTACTAGGTCATCCGGCTGGGCTCTTTGTTTTGTTTTTTACGGAAATGTGGGAGCGTTTCTCTTATTATGGCATGCGTGCCCTGCTTGTTTTGTTTTTAACATCTGAATTAATGAATGGGGGATGGGCTTGGCCAAAAATAAATGCATTAGCATTATATGGCACATATACTTCACTTGCCTATCTGACTACAATTTTGGGAGGATATATTGCTGATAAATTCTTGGGATATAGATGGTCTGTAGTCATAGGGGCATTTTTAATGACTTTAGGACATGCAAGCATGGCGGGAGAAACACCTACTTTTCTTTATATTGGCATTACGCTTTTAATTATTGGCAGTGGTTTTTTCAAACCAAACATGACAGCCATTATTTCGTATATGTACAAAGATCATCCGGATAAAAAAGATGGCGCATATACCATTTATTACATGGGCGTAAATGCCGGAGCATTTTTGGGTGTAATGCTTTGTGGATATGTTGGCGAAAAAATAAGTTGGAGCTGGGGCTTTGGTCTAGCAGGAGTTTTTATGTTCTTTGGTATGTTGCAATTTTATTTTACACAAGGCATTTTTGGCTCCATTGGTAAAAAGCCGGTTAAAAAAACGGCGGAACAAAATATAGCTATTGATGATGGAGACAAGCGTGTACCTTTTACAAAGTTTGACATTGTATTAATCGCAATTTCCTCTTTATTAGGCTTAATATGGATTATCAATGACCCATATTCAAAAATAAGCGGTAACGATTTACTACATTTTAGTGTAGGAAAATTGAGTGGGGATAATTTCACAGTTCTTTTAGCGCTAAGCCTATTTATTCTTTTACTAATTATTAGATTGATTCGTTATTCTCGAGTGACGAGAGATCGGCTGATAGCCGTTACCATTTTCGCTTTTTTTACAATTTTCTTTTGGGCAGCATTTGAACAAGCAGGAGGATCCATGACAATTTTCGCCAGGGATTATACCCAACGAACACTTACAGGCGATTGGTCGATTACATTTAAAATTGTGAATACACTCTTAACCCTGGTACCCATGTGCTTGCTCACTTATGTTTTGTACAAACTTTTTAGTCAAACCATAAGAAAATTTACAATAGGCAATATCTGTTTAGCAATAAGCTTTATCACTATCTGGTGCATCATCATTTGGATGCTCAAAAGAGAAATTTTTGCATCCACGACAGAAGTAGCAGCAACTTGGTTCGGTATCTTAAATTCGTTTTTCATTATTGCTTTAGCTCCCATGATTTCAAAAATCTGGGAAAGTAAATTTAATCCGCCTGCAGCCGTGAAATACGGTATGGGCTTGGTTTTTCTAGGTATAGGTTTTGGTTGTCTGGCTTATGGCGCAGTTGGTATTACTATGGTTGATGGCATTAAAGCAAGCATGATCTGGTTAATCCTGGCTTACTTTTTTCATACTGTAGGCGAATTGTTTTTATCCCCGGTTGGGCTTTCTTATGTAAGTAAATTAGTGCCTGCCAGAATGATTGGAATAATGTATGGTATCTGGTATTTGGTAAATGCTATCGGCAATAAAGCTGCGGGTTCGATGGGCGGAATGATTGATAAAATTACCAAGGCCCATTCGCTATCTTATTTCTTTTTAATTTTTACATTATTCCCAATTGCAGCAGGAGTAATCGTAATGCTCTTACACAAACCATTGTTGAAACGATTGATGCATGGTGTGAAATAG
- a CDS encoding amidohydrolase family protein, translating to MRKLKATKIFDGRKFLYDKILCIDETATVVDIIADNNERDLEIFQGILAPGLINCHCHLELSHLKSAIKEKTGLVDFLIEVMQLRAFDKQQILQSIERAEREMYSNGIVAVGDICNTTDTLLQKRKGNILYRNFLETMGFLPNAAESRFEYTLQNVCKVFSAENLTTSIVPHAPYSVSKDLLGLINEHSKGKIITIHNQETEQENKFFQAGESEFQKLYQFLKTDISFYQPSGKNSLPTYLPNLDLPAKILLVHNTATSEDDILFAEKVAKTNGQEIFWVLCPNANLYIENSLPQINLLRKHHCKIALGTDSLASNHQLSILSEVQTIQKYFPEIPQDELLQWATLNGSEALGFSDSLGSFEKGKKPGTVLLDENLKTIKRIE from the coding sequence GTGAGAAAATTAAAAGCGACTAAAATTTTTGATGGAAGAAAATTCCTGTATGATAAAATTTTGTGCATAGATGAAACTGCTACTGTGGTAGACATTATAGCTGATAATAATGAAAGAGACCTAGAGATATTTCAGGGTATTTTGGCCCCGGGATTGATCAATTGCCATTGCCATTTAGAGCTTAGTCATTTAAAAAGTGCAATAAAAGAAAAAACCGGATTGGTTGATTTTCTTATAGAAGTAATGCAGCTACGTGCCTTTGATAAACAGCAAATTTTACAATCAATTGAACGAGCAGAAAGAGAAATGTATAGCAACGGGATTGTGGCAGTAGGCGATATTTGTAATACGACTGATACCCTTTTACAAAAAAGAAAGGGCAATATCCTTTATAGAAATTTTTTGGAAACAATGGGCTTTTTGCCAAACGCCGCAGAATCGCGTTTTGAGTATACTTTGCAAAATGTTTGTAAAGTGTTTTCTGCTGAAAACTTGACCACATCAATTGTCCCACATGCTCCTTATTCTGTTTCTAAAGATTTGCTGGGATTAATTAATGAACATTCTAAAGGGAAAATTATAACAATTCATAACCAAGAAACGGAGCAAGAAAATAAATTTTTTCAGGCTGGAGAAAGTGAATTCCAAAAATTATATCAGTTTCTCAAAACTGATATTTCTTTTTATCAACCTTCCGGGAAAAATAGTTTACCCACCTATTTACCTAACTTAGATTTGCCCGCAAAAATATTATTGGTACATAATACTGCAACATCCGAAGATGATATTTTATTCGCAGAGAAAGTTGCAAAAACAAATGGGCAAGAAATTTTTTGGGTGCTTTGCCCCAATGCCAATTTATACATCGAAAATAGCTTACCACAAATCAATTTATTAAGAAAGCATCATTGCAAAATTGCTTTGGGCACAGATAGTTTAGCAAGTAATCATCAGCTAAGTATTTTGTCTGAAGTACAAACCATCCAAAAATATTTTCCTGAAATCCCTCAAGATGAGTTATTGCAATGGGCTACCCTCAATGGATCGGAGGCATTAGGTTTTAGTGATTCATTGGGTAGTTTTGAGAAAGGAAAAAAGCCTGGAACGGTTTTGTTGGATGAAAATTTGAAGACAATAAAAAGAATAGAATAA